The Candidatus Nanopelagicales bacterium genome has a segment encoding these proteins:
- a CDS encoding DNA polymerase domain-containing protein — MFAALDITKLDLVQYYISVGPGILRALKDRPTTLERWVDGVNPGQKVSARDEKPKDAFFQKRVPKGAPGWVNTARISFPSGRVADEVCPDHLAVIAWAANLATITFHPWPVRAGDVEHPDELRIDLDPQPGTDFGDVITVAVQARALLEELGLRGYPKTSGGRGIHIYVRIEPRWSFIDIRHAAIALGRELERRLPGLVTTNWWKEERGQTIFIDYNQNARDRTIASAYSVRPRPGAPVSAPLDWDEVPDCRPLDFTMATMPARFASRGDVHESIDDVSHDLTPLLEMYERDEADRGLAEMPYPPDYPKMAGEPKRVQPSRAAKPSETE; from the coding sequence ATGTTCGCGGCCCTCGACATAACCAAACTGGACCTCGTTCAGTACTACATTTCGGTTGGCCCCGGCATCTTGCGCGCCTTGAAGGACCGGCCCACCACACTGGAACGCTGGGTCGATGGTGTCAATCCGGGGCAGAAAGTATCTGCTAGAGACGAGAAGCCCAAAGATGCCTTCTTCCAGAAACGGGTCCCCAAAGGCGCACCTGGCTGGGTGAACACAGCGCGCATCAGTTTCCCCTCTGGCCGGGTGGCCGACGAGGTGTGTCCGGACCACCTGGCAGTCATCGCGTGGGCGGCCAACCTCGCGACCATCACTTTTCACCCGTGGCCGGTCCGCGCCGGCGACGTGGAACACCCCGATGAACTGCGGATCGACCTGGATCCGCAACCGGGCACAGATTTTGGTGACGTCATCACCGTGGCGGTTCAGGCACGAGCTCTGCTGGAAGAGCTGGGGCTGCGCGGCTATCCCAAAACCTCCGGCGGCAGGGGCATCCATATCTACGTCCGAATCGAACCGCGGTGGTCGTTCATCGATATCCGCCATGCCGCGATTGCGTTGGGTCGGGAGTTGGAGCGCCGCCTGCCCGGCCTGGTGACCACAAACTGGTGGAAGGAAGAGCGCGGTCAGACGATCTTCATCGATTACAACCAGAACGCTCGTGATCGGACCATCGCATCTGCCTACTCGGTCCGGCCCCGACCAGGCGCGCCGGTGTCGGCCCCGTTGGATTGGGACGAGGTGCCGGATTGCCGCCCTCTTGACTTCACGATGGCGACCATGCCAGCGCGCTTTGCCAGCCGCGGGGATGTGCACGAGTCGATTGACGACGTTTCCCACGACTTGACCCCGTTGCTTGAGATGTATGAGCGGGACGAGGCAGACCGCGGTCTGGCGGAGATGCCCTATCCGCCGGACTATCCGAAGATGGCAGGTGAACCCAAGCGGGTCCAGCCGAGTCGGGCGGCCAAGCCGTCGGAGACGGAGTGA
- a CDS encoding ATP-dependent DNA ligase, which yields MDLPVMPPISPMLAKAAPAIPADMQYEAKWDGFRAVFFVDAGEVVIGSRNEKPLTRYFPELAAAAASSLPDRCVIDGEIIIVSDDHLDFDALQNRIHPADSRVQLLAEQTPALFVGFDLLALADQDTMALPQQERRRLLEDALADVTAPFHLAPATTDQGVAKTWFSQFEGAGLDGVMAKPLDAVYQPGKRALVKVKHRRTADCVVYGFRWHKSGPIVGSLMLGLYDSGDELIPVGVTSSFTMVKRADLVDVLAPFRTGDGDVAGTFGPPSRWNSGKDMAFEQLRPELVVEVAYDHMQGNRFRHTTQFQRWRPDRDPRSCRFDQLEEPVSYSLSDVLS from the coding sequence GTGGACCTACCCGTGATGCCACCCATTAGCCCAATGCTCGCCAAAGCTGCTCCAGCGATCCCCGCCGACATGCAGTACGAGGCCAAGTGGGATGGCTTTCGGGCGGTGTTCTTCGTGGATGCGGGAGAGGTTGTCATCGGTAGCCGCAATGAGAAGCCGCTGACCCGATACTTTCCGGAACTCGCGGCTGCAGCGGCTAGCTCGCTGCCCGACCGATGCGTCATCGACGGTGAGATCATCATCGTCTCTGATGACCACCTCGACTTCGATGCGCTACAGAACCGTATCCATCCGGCTGATTCTCGGGTCCAATTGCTGGCCGAACAAACGCCGGCCCTGTTCGTCGGATTCGACCTGCTCGCTCTTGCTGATCAGGACACGATGGCGTTGCCCCAGCAGGAGCGACGGCGGCTACTTGAGGATGCACTCGCTGATGTCACAGCGCCCTTCCACCTCGCGCCAGCCACCACAGACCAAGGTGTTGCGAAGACTTGGTTCAGCCAGTTTGAGGGGGCTGGACTCGACGGTGTGATGGCCAAGCCGCTCGATGCGGTCTATCAGCCCGGCAAGCGGGCACTTGTCAAGGTCAAGCATCGTCGAACTGCCGACTGTGTCGTCTACGGATTCCGGTGGCACAAGTCCGGCCCGATCGTGGGTTCGCTGATGCTGGGCCTTTACGACAGTGGCGACGAGCTAATACCAGTCGGTGTCACATCGTCATTCACCATGGTCAAACGCGCCGATCTAGTTGATGTACTCGCTCCCTTTCGGACCGGCGATGGGGACGTGGCTGGCACGTTTGGCCCACCATCGCGTTGGAACAGCGGCAAGGACATGGCCTTCGAACAACTGCGACCGGAGCTTGTTGTCGAAGTCGCGTACGACCACATGCAAGGCAACCGGTTTCGCCACACGACCCAGTTCCAGCGGTGGCGGCCCGACCGCGATCCGCGTAGTTGTCGCTTCGACCAACTGGAGGAACCCGTTAGCTACTCGCTGTCTGACGTTCTGAGCTGA
- a CDS encoding OB-fold nucleic acid binding domain-containing protein: protein MAEHADDSGIRGKLRRLRSSDAEVEAEELQESSRFAGATAIHDCDCGQVVTVSGPLRSVTLRPVEGIASVEAELYDGTGRVRLIWMGRRHIAGIDPGRVMSATGRLCEVDGQQVIYNPRYALRPIATGE, encoded by the coding sequence ATGGCCGAACACGCGGACGACTCAGGCATCCGGGGAAAGCTGCGGAGACTGCGTTCCAGCGATGCCGAGGTTGAGGCTGAGGAGTTGCAGGAGTCAAGTCGTTTCGCTGGTGCGACTGCGATTCACGACTGCGACTGTGGTCAGGTGGTGACCGTTTCCGGACCGCTGCGATCCGTGACCCTGCGGCCGGTGGAGGGCATTGCCAGCGTGGAGGCCGAGTTGTACGACGGCACCGGCCGGGTGCGACTCATCTGGATGGGTCGACGCCACATCGCTGGTATCGATCCCGGCCGGGTCATGAGCGCTACTGGTCGCCTGTGCGAGGTTGATGGCCAACAGGTGATCTACAACCCCCGATACGCGTTGAGGCCGATTGCGACGGGTGAGTGA
- a CDS encoding DUF3159 domain-containing protein: MTDAPNPEPTPHHVNLPPALEAITEDLREDASIEGTMFSKAIGGWRGIIDSSLPALVFLLVYLLDKTDLKRAVWSAVIAGILIAAWRLFRRQSIQQVLAGFVGVAISAFLAAKTGNAANFFLPGLLINIAYGIAMVVSVLARWPLIGVLVGGATGDISGWRSDDQMRRAYSAATWIWAGAFFLRVFVQVPLYLAGLVGPLGVTKLAMGWPLTLLAGWWTYRLIRPAFAAAKDRAMADRVAPTEASDD; encoded by the coding sequence GTGACTGATGCCCCGAACCCCGAACCGACACCGCACCATGTGAACCTTCCTCCTGCGCTTGAGGCGATCACCGAAGACCTTCGTGAGGACGCCTCGATCGAGGGCACGATGTTCAGCAAGGCGATCGGTGGCTGGCGCGGGATCATTGATTCGAGCCTGCCGGCGCTTGTCTTCTTGCTGGTCTATCTGCTCGACAAGACCGATCTGAAGCGTGCCGTATGGTCGGCCGTCATTGCTGGGATCCTCATTGCCGCGTGGCGGTTGTTCCGGCGCCAGAGCATCCAACAGGTCTTGGCGGGATTCGTCGGTGTGGCGATCTCGGCCTTCTTGGCTGCCAAGACCGGAAACGCCGCGAACTTCTTTCTGCCCGGCCTGCTGATCAACATTGCCTATGGCATCGCGATGGTGGTGTCGGTGCTCGCGCGATGGCCACTCATTGGTGTCTTGGTGGGTGGAGCGACGGGGGACATTTCTGGTTGGCGGTCAGATGACCAGATGCGTCGGGCGTATTCGGCGGCAACGTGGATTTGGGCTGGAGCCTTCTTCTTGCGGGTATTTGTTCAGGTGCCGCTGTACCTGGCCGGTTTGGTCGGGCCGCTCGGGGTGACCAAGCTAGCGATGGGTTGGCCGTTGACACTTCTGGCCGGCTGGTGGACCTACCGCCTTATCCGACCTGCCTTTGCCGCCGCCAAAGACCGTGCGATGGCTGACCGAGTTGCCCCGACCGAAGCCAGTGACGACTGA
- a CDS encoding TrkA family potassium uptake protein: MRVAIAGAGKVGRSIARELLLNEHEVLLLDKDATKMRPDKVPGATMLLADACEISSLEEAGLPGCQVVVAATGDDKVNLVVSLLAKTEYGVPRVVARVNHPSNEWLFDESWGVDVAVSTPRMLSALVEEAVTVGDLVRLMTFRQGNANLVELTLPPEAPVVGRRVDDVAFPVDTSLVAIIREGRVVTPTPDDTLEAGDELLFVAAEDQETALEDLLGD, encoded by the coding sequence ATGCGAGTAGCCATCGCCGGTGCCGGCAAGGTCGGCCGGTCAATCGCCCGAGAGCTCCTGCTCAACGAGCATGAGGTGCTGCTGCTGGACAAGGACGCAACCAAAATGCGGCCAGACAAGGTGCCCGGGGCAACAATGCTGCTCGCTGACGCATGCGAGATCTCCTCCTTGGAAGAGGCAGGCCTACCTGGTTGCCAGGTGGTTGTGGCTGCCACCGGCGACGACAAGGTCAACCTGGTGGTGTCGCTGCTGGCAAAGACGGAATACGGCGTTCCTCGGGTCGTTGCGCGCGTCAACCACCCGAGCAACGAGTGGCTATTCGACGAGTCGTGGGGCGTCGATGTCGCCGTCTCGACGCCGCGCATGTTGTCAGCATTGGTCGAGGAGGCAGTGACGGTCGGCGATCTGGTCCGGCTCATGACCTTCCGGCAAGGTAACGCCAACCTGGTCGAACTGACCCTGCCGCCGGAAGCGCCCGTGGTCGGCCGTCGCGTTGACGACGTGGCCTTCCCGGTGGATACGAGTTTGGTGGCGATCATCCGAGAGGGACGTGTCGTCACCCCCACTCCCGATGACACCCTAGAAGCCGGTGACGAGTTGCTATTCGTCGCGGCAGAGGATCAAGAAACTGCGCTAGAGGATCTGCTCGGGGACTAG
- a CDS encoding TrkA family potassium uptake protein: MHIVIMGCGRVGSQLANTLDSMGRDVTVIDQEAGAFRRLRHGFAGKTIEAVGFDKEAMVEADIEHAAAFAAVSSGDNSNIIAARVAREIFNVPTVVARIYDPRRAEIYERLGIPTVATVAWTTGQILRRIDPAGAMEEWRDSTGTMMLAELDYDDSWIGHPAASITGGTIARVAFLTRYGEALLIDPSTVLQEGDLLHVLCHPSDKDRLVKVAANVPGSN; the protein is encoded by the coding sequence GTGCATATCGTCATCATGGGTTGCGGACGAGTCGGTTCTCAACTCGCTAACACTCTCGACTCGATGGGCCGTGACGTGACCGTCATCGATCAGGAGGCCGGTGCGTTCCGGCGACTGCGGCACGGCTTCGCAGGCAAGACGATTGAGGCCGTCGGCTTCGACAAGGAAGCGATGGTAGAGGCCGACATCGAGCACGCTGCCGCTTTTGCGGCTGTCAGCAGCGGAGACAATTCAAACATCATCGCTGCCCGCGTCGCTCGAGAGATCTTCAACGTTCCGACGGTTGTCGCACGGATCTATGACCCACGCCGCGCCGAGATCTACGAACGCCTCGGCATCCCCACGGTCGCCACCGTCGCATGGACGACTGGGCAGATCCTGCGACGTATCGATCCCGCTGGCGCGATGGAGGAATGGCGTGATTCAACGGGCACGATGATGCTGGCTGAACTCGACTACGACGACAGTTGGATCGGACACCCGGCCGCGTCGATAACCGGTGGCACGATCGCGCGGGTCGCGTTTCTGACCCGCTACGGCGAAGCGCTGCTCATCGACCCATCCACTGTCCTGCAGGAGGGCGATCTACTTCATGTCCTGTGTCACCCGAGCGACAAGGATCGCTTGGTGAAAGTAGCCGCCAACGTGCCGGGGAGCAACTGA
- a CDS encoding APC family permease, with protein MPSVTGSAKRFFLGRAVRSENLHSTLLPKRIALPVFASDALSSNAYATQEILLMLSMGGVALYSFAPWVAAAVILVFFTVVASYRQNVHAYPSGGGDYEVVSTNLGQRAGVFVASALLVDYVLTVAVSISSAVANIASAFSPVGRQAVLVAVGLIVIMTLMNLRGVRESGTAFAIPTYGFILGIAAMVGWGVWRMSQGEVVEAESANWQITPETSATGILLVVLIARAFSSGTTALTGIEAIANGVPAFRKPKSKNAASTLLLLGVISMAMFTAITWLALATHVKVADSDASVIGLPAGQSQKTVIAQISQAVFSDFKPGYLYISIVTALILVLAANTAFNGFPVLGSILARDGYLPRQLHTRGDRLAFSNGIIFLAGAAAVLVIVYKASVSSLIQLYVIGVFVSFTLSQIGMVRHWNRHLAEEQDPKACTRMKRSRVINFFGAIMTGTVLTVVLFTKFTHGAYLVVIAMPILYLIMRRVRSHYDRVAVELAPSADDRVTLPSRVHAIVLVSKIHRPTLRALAYARATRPSTLEGLTVSMESGDVNELAAEWEQRKISVPLKILDSPYREITRPIVEYVRGLRRASPRDLVCVYIPEYVLGHWWENILHNQSALRLKTRLRFTPGVMVVSVPWQLLSSEKAADVPIDNAPGAVRRGEPEAAVAEAVVAAEYGASGQVPPDPAQAPPKQD; from the coding sequence GTGCCATCAGTGACGGGTTCGGCCAAGCGTTTCTTCTTGGGCCGCGCCGTGCGCAGCGAGAATCTGCACTCAACCCTGTTGCCCAAACGCATTGCCTTGCCGGTCTTTGCTTCCGACGCGCTGTCGTCGAATGCCTACGCCACGCAGGAGATCCTGCTGATGCTGTCGATGGGCGGCGTCGCCCTTTACAGCTTCGCTCCCTGGGTTGCCGCAGCCGTCATCCTGGTCTTCTTCACTGTGGTGGCCTCGTATCGGCAGAACGTCCACGCCTACCCGAGCGGGGGCGGCGATTACGAGGTGGTGTCCACCAACCTCGGCCAGCGTGCGGGCGTATTTGTCGCCAGTGCTCTGCTGGTCGATTACGTCCTGACCGTCGCTGTGTCGATCTCTTCAGCGGTAGCCAACATCGCTTCTGCCTTCTCACCCGTCGGGCGTCAGGCGGTGCTGGTCGCGGTGGGTCTGATCGTGATCATGACGTTGATGAACCTGCGGGGCGTGCGTGAGTCGGGAACAGCTTTCGCCATTCCAACCTACGGGTTCATCCTCGGCATCGCGGCCATGGTCGGCTGGGGAGTCTGGCGCATGTCGCAGGGAGAGGTTGTCGAGGCTGAGAGCGCCAACTGGCAGATCACTCCGGAGACGTCCGCGACCGGAATCTTGCTGGTTGTGCTTATCGCGCGGGCGTTCTCCTCGGGTACAACGGCCCTCACGGGCATCGAGGCGATTGCCAACGGTGTGCCCGCTTTCCGCAAACCCAAGTCAAAGAATGCGGCATCGACGCTGCTGTTGCTCGGAGTCATCTCGATGGCAATGTTCACCGCGATCACCTGGCTCGCGTTGGCCACGCACGTCAAGGTTGCCGACAGTGACGCCAGTGTGATCGGACTTCCGGCCGGACAGTCTCAGAAAACTGTCATCGCGCAGATCTCCCAGGCCGTGTTCTCGGACTTCAAGCCCGGCTATCTGTATATCTCGATCGTCACAGCCTTGATCTTGGTACTGGCGGCGAACACCGCGTTCAACGGATTCCCCGTGCTGGGGTCGATTCTGGCCCGCGACGGCTACCTGCCGCGGCAGTTGCACACCCGTGGTGACCGGTTGGCGTTCAGCAACGGGATCATCTTCCTTGCTGGCGCGGCCGCGGTGTTGGTCATCGTCTACAAGGCAAGCGTCAGCAGTCTGATCCAGCTCTACGTCATTGGCGTGTTCGTCTCCTTCACGCTTAGCCAGATCGGCATGGTCAGACACTGGAACCGACACCTTGCTGAGGAGCAGGACCCCAAGGCGTGCACCAGGATGAAGCGCTCCCGGGTCATCAACTTCTTCGGTGCGATCATGACCGGAACGGTGCTGACAGTCGTGCTGTTCACCAAGTTCACCCATGGTGCCTACTTGGTCGTGATTGCCATGCCGATCCTGTACCTGATCATGCGCAGGGTTCGCAGTCACTACGACCGAGTGGCGGTGGAACTCGCGCCCAGCGCCGACGACAGGGTGACGCTGCCATCTCGAGTCCACGCGATCGTCTTGGTCTCAAAGATCCACCGGCCGACTTTGCGTGCGTTGGCGTACGCACGCGCGACGAGACCGTCCACCCTCGAAGGACTGACGGTCTCGATGGAGTCCGGCGACGTCAACGAACTGGCGGCTGAGTGGGAGCAGCGCAAGATCAGTGTTCCCCTCAAGATCCTCGATTCGCCATACCGGGAAATCACCCGTCCGATCGTCGAGTACGTCCGCGGGTTGCGACGAGCGAGTCCGCGCGATTTGGTCTGCGTCTACATCCCCGAGTACGTGCTCGGTCATTGGTGGGAGAACATCCTTCACAATCAGTCAGCGCTACGACTCAAGACCCGGTTGCGATTCACGCCCGGTGTGATGGTCGTCAGCGTGCCCTGGCAGTTGTTGTCCAGCGAGAAGGCGGCTGACGTTCCGATTGACAACGCGCCAGGGGCTGTTCGCCGTGGTGAGCCCGAGGCCGCCGTCGCCGAGGCAGTCGTTGCGGCTGAGTACGGCGCCAGCGGCCAGGTTCCACCCGATCCGGCCCAGGCCCCACCGAAGCAGGACTGA